A DNA window from Tachysurus fulvidraco isolate hzauxx_2018 chromosome 4, HZAU_PFXX_2.0, whole genome shotgun sequence contains the following coding sequences:
- the polr1b gene encoding DNA-directed RNA polymerase I subunit RPA2 — MDHAQKWSVLPTAPSLKHLTEAGFGLPKEKQHEAVQDLVKAHIESFDQAVTDGLCRVVQAIPPLEFLYKGDRISLSFVEAAIHKPAVGKGGICKDLHVYPAECRGRRCTYRGKLMADVSWSVNGIPKGIIKQSLGQVPMMVKSKLCNLHGLSPKELIEHHEEAEEMGGYFIVNGIEKVIRMLIMPRRNYPIALSRPKFKSRGQGYTQYAISVHCVREQHTSINMNLHYLDNGTVMLNFIYQKELFFLPLGFALKALVDFSDYQIYQELIKGREENSFFKSCVSEMLRLVMEEGCTTRGKVLDYLGERFRVKLNLPEWYTHEQCARFLMDECLCIHLKSDTEKFYMLCLMTRKLFAFAKQECMEENPDSLMCQEVLTPGQLFLMFLKEKMTGWLVSVKLALDKRGQRFTALTTDNLTKIFNMGTDLTKAFEYLLATGNLVSKTGLGMLQASGLCVVADKLNFIRYLSHFRCVHRGAAFAKMRTTAVRKLLPESWGFLCPVHTPDGAPCGLMNHLTTHCEIVAPVHPTTTIPALLCTLGVTPVDGTPGQPYSCCYPVILDGTMIGWVEKDLAPVLVDSLRRFKVLKEKKIPPWTEIVLVPQTGKASLYPSLYLFTTPCRMVRPVRNLALGKEELIGTFEQIYLNVGIFEDEIEHGVTTHQELFPHSMLSVVASFIPFSDHNQSPRNMYQCQMGKQTMGFPLHSYQDRSDNKLYRLQTPQSPLVRPLMYDHYNVDNYPIGTNAIVAVISYTGYDMEDAMIVNKSSWERGFAHGSVYKTEIVDLSLKAKGEDSMVFGIKSGDPKVSGRLDADGLPPIGSKLNYGDPFYSYINLNTGQSYVTFYKSQESCVVDNIKACSNDAGTGRFKRVCITMRVPRNPTIGDKFASRHGQKGILSRLWPAEDMPFSESGMTPDILFNPHGFPSRMTIGMLIESMAGKSAAMHGLCHDATPFTFSEKNSALEHFGTLLKAAGYNYYGTERLYSGLSGLELEADIFVGVVYYQRLRHMVSDKFQVRTTGARDKVTNQPVGGRNVQGGIRFGEMERDALLAHGSSFLLHDRLFNCSDRSIAQVCVRCGSLLSPLLEKPPPHWSATRHRNTICSLCKKSDAIDTVAVPYVFRYFVAELAAMNIKIKLDVK, encoded by the exons ATGGATCACGCTCAGAAGTGGAGCGTTTTACCAACTGCTCCGAGTTTAAAACACCTCACAGAGGCAGGATTTGGGCTTCCTAAAGAGAAACAGCACGAAGCTGTGCAGGATTTAGTGAAAGCGCACATCGAGTCATTTGACCAAGCGGTTACTGATGGACTGTGCCGAGTGGTTCAG GCCATTCCTCCTCTGGAGTTCCTGTACAAGGGCGACAGAATCAGCCTGTCGTTTGTGGAAGCTGCTATCCACAAGCCCGCTGTTGGCAAAGGTGGGATCTGCAAGGATCTCCATGTGTATCCTGCTGAATGTAGAGGAAGGAGGTGCACATACAGAGGAAAATTAATG GCAGATGTCAGTTGGTCAGTCAATGGGATCCCTAAAGGAATTATTAAGCAGTCGTTAGGACAGGTACCCATGATGGTGAAATCCAAACTCTGTAATCTCCACGGACTCTCGCCTAAAGAGCTAATAGAGCACCATGAAGAAGCAGAG GAAATGGGAGGCTACTTTATAGTGAACGGCATCGAGAAGGTGATCCGCATGCTTATCATGCCAAGGAGGAACTACCCCATCGCCTTGTCAAGACCAAAGTTTAAAAGTAGAGGTCAAGGCTACACTCAGTATG CAATTTCAGTGCATTGCGTGAGAGAACAACATACATCCATTAACATGAACCTTCACTACCTGGATAATGGAACGGTCATGCTGAACTTCATTTATCAGAAAGAGCTCTTTTTCCTTCCTCTGGGCTTCGCTCTTAAG GCCTTAGTGGACTTCTCAGACTACCAGATCTACCAGGAGCTAATAAAGGGCAGAGAGGAGAACTCCTTCTTTAAGAGCTGTGTGTCAGAGATGCTGCGCTTGGTGATGGAAGAAGGCTGTACTACCAGAGGGAAGGTGCTTGACTATCTAGGAGAACGCTTTCGGGTCAAGCTGAACTTGCCTGAGTGGTACACACATGAGCAGTGTGCTAGATTTCTCATGGA CGAGTGTTTGTGCATTCACCTTAAGTCTGACACTGAGAAGTTCTACATGCTTTGTCTGATGACACGAAAGTTGTTTGCTTTTGCCAAACAGGAGTGTATGGAGGAGAATCCAGACAGTCTGATGTGTCAGGAGGTCCTCACACCTGGGCAGCTTTTTCTCATGTTCCTGAAG gAGAAAATGACTGGTTGGCTGGTTTCTGTGAAACTGGCATTGGATAAAAGAGGCCAGCGATTCACAGCATTGACCACAGATAACCTGACTAAAATTTTCAACATGGGCACTGACCTCACCAAAGCCTTTGAGTACCTGCTGGCTACAGGAAACCTCGTCTCTAAGACAG GTCTGGGTATGCTGCAGGCCAGCGGTCTGTGCGTGGTGGCTGACAAGCTAAACTTCATTCGATATTTGTCCCACTTCCGGTGTGTGCACAGAGGAGCAGCGTTTGCCAAGATGAGGACCACAGCAGTGAGAAAGCTTTTACCTGAGTCCTGGGGCTTCCTGTGTCCTGTGCACACACCTGATGGAGCACCATGTGGTCTGATGAACCACCTAACAACCCACTGTGAGATTGTGGCTCCTGTTCACCCCACTACTACAATCCCTGCCTTGCTCTGCACACTAG GTGTTACGCCAGTGGATGGAACTCCTGGTCAGCCGTACTCCTGCTGCTATCCTGTCATACTGGATGGCACCATGATCGGTTGGGTTGAGAAAGATCTCGCACCCGTTCTTGTTGATTCTCTCCGCAGGTTCAAG GTGCTGAAGGAGAAAAAGATTCCTCCGTGGACTGAAATTGTGCTAGTTCCTCAAACGGGTAAAGCAAGCTTGTACCCAAGCCTGTACCTGTTCACAACACCGTGTCGCATGGTGCGACCAGTCCGCAACCTCGCCTTGGGAAAAGAGGAGCTCATTGGCACCTTCGAACAG ATTTACCTGAATGTAGGGATATTTGAGGATGAGATTGAGCATGGTGTCACCACCCATCAGGAACTCTTCCCCCACAGCATGCTCAGTGTGGTGGCCAGCTTCATCCCCTTCTCAGATCATAATCAGAGTCCTAGGAACATGTACCAGTGCCAGATGG GTAAACAGACTATGGGTTTCCCTCTGCACTCGTATCAGGATCGCTCGGATAATAAACTTTACCGCTTACAGACCCCCCAGAGTCCACTGGTCCGTCCTCTCATGTACGACCACTACAACGTAGACAACTATCCCATTGGCACGAACGCTATAGTGGCTGTGATCTCTTATACTGGCTACGACATGGAAGATGCAATG ATTGTGAACAAGTCTTCCTGGGAACGTGGTTTTGCCCACGGCTCTGTCTATAAGACTGAGATCGTGGACCTGTCCTTGAAGGCCAAAGGTGAGGACAGCATGGTGTTTGGGATTAAATCAGGTGACCCAAAGGTGTCTGGCAGGTTGGATGCAGATGGATTGCCACCTATAGGATCCAAGCTAAATTACGGAGACCCTTTTTACAGCTACATCAACCTCAACACAGGCCAGAGCTATGTTACCTTCTACAA GAGTCAGGAGAGTTGTGTAGTGGACAACATAAAAGCATGCAGCAATGATGCAGGAACAGGCCGCTTCAAGCGTGTGTGCATTACTATGCGAGTACCACGCAACCCCACCATTGGAGACAAGTTTGCCAGCAGGCATGGCCAGAAGGGTATCCTGAGTCGCCTGTGGCCGGCTGAGGACATGCCTTTCAGTGAGAGTGGCATGACCCCTGACATCCTGTTCAACCCGCATGGCTTTCCGTCACGCATGACCATCGGCATGCTGATCGAGAGCATGGCGGGCAAATCTGCAGCAATGCACGGCCTGTGCCATGACGCTACGCCGTTCACCTTCTCTGAGAAGAATTCGGCCCTGGAACATTTTGGCACCCTGCTGAAGGCAGCAGGTTACAATTATTACGGCACAGAGCGTCTCTACTCAGGACTCAGCGGACTGGAACTGGAGGCTGACATCTTTGTAGGTGTGGTTTATTACCAGCGTCTGCGCCACATGGTCTCGGACAAGTTCCAGGTGAGGACGACGGGTGCGAGGGACAAAGTGACCAATCAGCCAGTTGGAGGGAGGAACGTGCAGGGTGGCATCCGCTTTGGAGAGATGGAGCGTGATGCCCTGCTGGCCCATGGCTCATCCTTTCTGCTGCACGATCGTCTGTTTAACTGCTCGGACCGATCCatagctcaggtgtgtgtgcgctgtggCAGTTtgctatctccactgctggagAAGCCACCCCCTCACTGGTCAGCCACACGACATCGGAACACTATCTGCTCACTGTGCAAGAAGAGTGATGCTATCGACACAGTGGCTGTCCCCTATGTGTTCCGCTACTTTGTGGCTGAACTGGCGGCAATGaacattaaaattaaactaGATGTGAAGTAG
- the LOC113661084 gene encoding N-acylneuraminate-9-phosphatase, with translation MEKSGISAILFDLDNTLVDTAGAGQLALHKVCELLRSKLKDTNSSDICKRFAHKLRAERFDPSAGITIDDVRINHWYEALQEAQSVDPGHALASDCYYTWKTTRLQALALSPEVLALLQELKHSCKLLLLTNGDAQTQREKLEAVRCEGLFSAVVVGGEHTEQKPAVSIFTHCFKLLGVKPQECIMVGDSLDTDIQGGFDAGVRATVWINKSKDVLLENCVIPDYTISSVLDLPDVLAKLK, from the exons ATGGAGAAAAGCGGAATATCAGCAATACTGTTTGATCTGGACAACACTCTGGTGGACACAGCAGGAGCAGGACAGCTTGCTTTACACAAG GTTTGCGAGCTGTTGAGAAGTAAACTGAAGGACACAAACAGCAGCGATATTTGTAAGCGGTTTGCCCATAAACTTCGTGCAGAAAGGTTTGACCCATCTGCAGGCATAACGATTGATGATGTTCGGATAAATCACTGGTACGAGGCCCTGCAGGAAGCACAGAGTGTGGATCCTGGCCATGCTCTGGCCTCTGACTGCTACTACACTTGGAAAACCACACGTCTCCAGGCTCTAGCATTATCTCCTGAGGTTTTAGCCTTGCTGCAAGAGCTCAAACACTCATGCAAACTGCTGTTGCTGACTAACGgtgatgcacagacacagagggagaAGCTGGAGGCAGTGAGATGTGAGGGACTCTTCAGTGCTGTGGTGGTAGGAGGAGAACATACTGAGCAGAAACCTGCAGTCTCTATTTTCACACACTGCTTCAAGCTGCTAGGAGTGAAGCCACAGGAGTGCATCATGGTGGGAGATTCACTGGACACAGATATCCAGGGTGGGTTTGATGCAGGGGTTCGAGCTACAGTGTGGATTAATAAGAGCAAAGACGTTCTTTTAGAGAACTGTGTGATTCCTGATTACACCATTTCCTCTGTGCTGGATTTGCCTGATGTTTTAGCTAAACtgaaatga